The sequence below is a genomic window from Alphaproteobacteria bacterium.
CGATAATCTCGCTTTTGTTGACTATAGACGGTCTCAGCCGGGCGGTTTTGCGCTGGCTTGTGAATTGACCGAGGCTATAGTCTCAGCCCTATTGCTATGGGAGGACAGTATGCGCGGACTCGAAGATCGTGTGGTTATCGTCACGGGCGGCGGTGGTGGTATCGGTGGTGCGACGGTGCGGCGTTTTACCGATGAAGGTGCCAAGGTTGCGGTATTAGACCGAGAAGGCGGCGCAGCGGCGACAGTCTCGGGCACGGCTCCCGGCAGCAAGGCCTACGCCTGCGATATCACCGACTATGATGGTGTCGCCGCGTCCGTGACCGCGGTCGAGGCTGAGTTCGGCCCGGTCGATGTCCTCGTGAACAATGCCGGCTGGGATCTCTTCAAGCCGTTCGTGGCGACAGAGCCGGAGGATTGGCAGAAACTTATCGCGATCAATCTGGTTGGCGTGCTTAACATGATCCATGTGACCCTACCCGGCATGGTAGAGCGCGGCTATGGACGCATCGTTTCTGTGGCCTCAGACGCGGCCCGCGTCGGCTCCTCCGGAGAAGCCGTCTATGCCGCCTGCAAGGCGGGCATGCTGGGGTTGTCCAAAACACTCGCGCGCGAGCACGCCCGGCATGGGGTAACGGTCAATGTGGTCTGCCCGGGACCGACGGAGACCAACCTGCTTGCCGAAGTTGCCGCCGGTTCGCGCAACCCGGAGAAATTACAAGAGGCCTTGCGTCGCGCTATCCCCATGGGGCGGTTAGGCCAGCCCAACGACTTGCCAGGCGCCATATGCTTCTTTGCCAGCGACGACGCTGGTTTCGTCACTGGCCAGGTGCTCAGTGTTTCCGGCGGTCTGACGATGGCCGGCTGACGCTCTACTTGAAGGCCTGAATTTCGGTCTGCGCACGCCCCAGAATGAGGGCGTGGATATCGTGCGTGCCCTCGTAGGTGTTGACCGCCTCCAGGTTCATGGCGTGGCGGATGACGTGGTACTCGTCAGCGATGCCGTTGGCCCCGTGCATGTCGCGGGCGACGCGGGCGATATCGAGGGCCTTGCCGCAATTGTTGCGCTTGATGATTGAGATCATCTCCGGCGCCACCTTGCCTTGGTCCTTGAGGCGGCTAACTCGTAGCGCGGCCTGCAAACCGAGCGCGATCTCGGTTTGCATGTCGGCAAGCTTTTTTTGCACCAGCTGGGTTGCTGCAAGCGGCCGGCCGAACTGGGTGCGCTCCAGAGTGTAGGTGCGCGCCGCATGCCAGCAGAATTCTGCCGCGCCCATGCTGCCCCATGCGATCCCTAGGCGCGCATTGTTGAGGCAGCCGAATGGTCCGGCAAGGCCACGGATCTCGGGGAAGATGTTCTCCTCCGGCACGAACACGTCATCGAGCAAGATCATCCCGGTCGGCGAGGCCCGTAGCGAGAACTTGCCTTCGAGTTTCGGCGTCGAGAGGCCTTCAGCACCGCGCTCGACGACGAAGCCGCGGATCTTACCGCTCTCATCCTTGGCCCAGACCAGAAGCACATCGGCGATCGAGCTGTTGCTGATCCAGGTCTTCGAGCCAGTGAGACGGAAGCCGCCGTCAACGGCGCGTGCGCGGGTGGTCATGCCGCCCGGGTCGGAGCCATGGTCGGGCTCGGTCAGCCCGAAGCACCCGATCAGCTTGCCGGCAGCCATGCCCGGCAGCCAGCGCTGCTTTTGTTCCTCGGTGCCATACGCAGAGATCGGCCACATGACCAGGCTCGACTGCACCGAGAGGCAGCTACGATACGCAGAGTCGACGCGCTCGACCTCCCGCGCGATGAGGCCATAGGCGACCGTGCTGGCACCGGCGCAGCTATAGCCCTCGATGGTCGCGCCGAGCAAGCCTAGCTTACCCATCTCCTCCATGATGTGACGGTCGAAGCTCTCGCTGCGGTTGGCCTCAACAATCCCTGGCATCAGCCGATCTTGGGCGAAGTTGTGTGCGGTCTCGCGGATCAGGCGCTCATCCTCATCGAGCTGGTCGTCGAGGCGGAAGGGGTCGGCCCAATCGAAGCTGCTCGCGTGGTCGGAGAGGCGGGCGGCGAGCTCGGGCTGCGGCTGGCTGGACATGAAGCTTTCCTACTCGACGTGAAAGGAGTTGGCGATGGCGACGAGATGGCGTAGGCGCTTTTTATTCATCGTGGCGATGCGCGTGTAGTACCAGACGCCGTCAAGCTCTTGGAGCCGAAGCACTAAGTACCACCCGAGCGGCCCGATCGTAAAACGGCATGCCAACTCATCATAGACACCGACCGCGTTCTCGCCGCGGCGTTGAACGTCGCAGTACTTGAGCGGCGCCTGACCAAGGCGATGGAGATGGTCCATCGCCGCCTGCAGAATCTCGGTGAGGGGTTCGAAGGCGGGATCCGCAAGGGGGCTGTCCGGCGCATTGAGAACGCTCTCTACATCGGCCACTTCCGTATCGTTAAGAAACGCGGTCATGCGCCCGTCGAGCCAGTCGGCTGGATAGGCAATATTCTCCGAGAGCGGGCGCATCTCAATACTGCTGAGCTGTGAGAAGGCACCGGGCTCGGGCATGACCCGCAGCACAGCGATATGCTCGCCCGCCGCATCTGTCTCTCGCACGACCTCGTGCTGAAAGCCTTCGGGAATCTTGAAAGTCTGTCCTGCCGCAGGTGTGGCGGCGAACAAAATCAGAGCAAGCCAGAACATATGCCGCATCATAGCCTCCAAGTAGCGACCGCCGCCTGTGCCTTCAAGCGTCGAAACGCACCGCCGCACCCGACGGGTCTCCCAAAAGCTCGCCGTCGCGCATTACCTCACGGCCGCGGATGATCGTTGCCATTGGCCAGCCGGTCAGTGCGCGGCCTTCGAACGGGCTCCAGCCGCATTTGCTCGCCAACCAGTTGTTTTCGATGTGGCGCTGCGCCTTGAGGTCGACCAAGGTCAGGTCGGCGTCGTTGCCGGGAAGGATGGCGCCCTTGCCATGGGTGCGATAAAGGCGGGCCGGAGCGCTGCAAAGCAGATCCACCAAGCGGTTAAGGCTAAGGTGGCCGGCTGCAACATGGTCGAGCATGAGCGGCAGCATGGTTTGCACTCCCGGCATGCCTGACGGGCTTTTGGGATAGGGTTTTGCCTTCTCTTCGCGGCTATGGGGCGCGTGGTCAGAGCCGATCACATTTACGACGCCGTCTGCCAAACCCTGCCACAGAGCCTCGCGGTGGCGCGCCTCGCGGATCGGCGGGTTCATCTGGGCTAAGCTGCCGAGTTCGGCGTAGCAGGTAGGAGCCTCAAGGGTGAGGTGTTGCGGCGTGCACTCCACACTTACCCAATCGGGACGCCTGCGCAGCATCGCCATTTCCTCCGCTGTGGTGACATGAAGCACGTGCACGGGCCGGCGCGTCTCTTCCGCCAGGCGTAACAAGCGCTCGGTCGCCAGGCGCGCGGTCTCGACATCCCGCCACTGCGGATGCAGGGCCGGATCGTCACCGCTTTCAGCAAGGGTGCGGCGCTCTCTGAGCCGGGTCTCATCCTCGGCGTGGACGGCAACCCGACGGCTACCCGAGCGCAGGACGCACTCCAGTGTCTCGTCGTCGGCGACTAGCAGGCTGCCGGTGGAGGAGCCCATGAAGATCTTAACGCCGCAGCATCCGGGTAGCTTCTCTAGCTCAGGTAACTTTTCAATATTCTCCTTACAAGCACCGATGAAAAAAGCGTAATCTGTCCACGATCTACCGTCGGCGCGAGCCAGCTTGTCTGCCAAGGTCTCAGCCGTTGTGGTGGCCGGGAAGGTGTTGGGCATCTCGAAGATCGTGCAGACGCCGCCAAGCGCCGCTGCCGCGGTGCCACTGGCCAGGTTCTCTTTATGCTCAAGGCCGGGTTCGCGGAAATGGACCTGGCTGTCGATGATGCCGGGCAGCACATGCAGCCCGCGTGCGTCGATTGTGTGCTCAGCCTTGGCGTCGCCGAGATTGCTGATTTCTACTATGCGGCTGCCGACGATACCGATATCGGCATGGCCGTGACTGACGTTGGTGACTACCGTGCCGCCGCGGACGACGAGATCGAAGTGTTGTGCCATGGCCGCAGTCTACCCTGCGGCGAGCCCGACGTCAGGTAAAAGCCTTGAAGGTAATGGTGGTGAAGGTATCCGAAACGCCATTGACGCTATGAATACGCTCGTTGATGAAGTGCCCGATGTCACTGTTATCTGCTAGGTAGGCCTTGATCAGCAGGTCGTACTGGCCCGAGGTGGAATAGACCTCGGAAACCTCGTCGAGATTCTGCACGAGGCTATCGGCGACCGCATAGGCCTTGCCGAGTTCACACTTGATATTGATAAAAATAGTCTGCATGGCGGATCTTCGTTCAACTAGCTGTGCGCGCCGGTCTCAGCATGAACGCGGGTACGTGATCGCCCATGCCGGTGACCGGGGCGTCCTTCTTCGGCTTCACCGCTGCCTTGCTCTTACTCCGGTTGCTGCGACCGGGCCTACGTTCTTTAGCTGTTGCCGTCGGCGCTTCCACTGCGACTTCGGGCTTTTCCTTCGTCTTCTCTTCAGGTTCCACTGCGGTTTTCGATTTTGCCTTCGTCTTCTCTTCCACCTCACCGTCTACCTGTGGCTTGGCGGCGGGGGCGACCGGAGCCTCGAGCGTCCCTTGCGGGATTTCGTGGCCAATTAGATCAGTGATTGCCTTGAGAAACTTGGCGTCACGCGGCGTGCCGATTGTAAAGGCACGTCCGGTGCGGCCTGCCCGTCCCGTGCGACCGATGCGATGAACATAGTCTTCCGGGTGAATGGGCACGTCGTAATTGAAGACGTGACTGAGGCCGGCGATGTCAAGTCCGCGGCTCGCGACATCGGTCGCCACCAGCAGGGTGATGGCTCCCTCCTTGAACGCCGCCAAAGTCTCCATGCGCGATGTTTGCGCCATGTCGCCATGCAAACCTGCCGCAGACAGGCGGTGCCGCTTGAGCGAGCGCGAAAGCTCGTCCACCTCCTTCTTTAGATTACAGAAGATTAGTGCATTCTCGACCGGCTGCCTTTCTATCAGTAAGCACAATGCCTTGCGTTTGTCGCGTACCGTACTCATGACTAGAAACTGATCGACCATGTCCGGGGGCGAGGCGGGCGGTGCGACGGTAATCTCCTTCGGCGACACTAGAAATTTATCCGCCAGACGACGGATTTCCTTCGGCATAGTGGCCGAGAACATCAAGGTCTGACGGATCGGCTGCAGCAGGCTAACGATGCGCTCCACATCCGGGATGAAGCCCATATCAAGCATGCGGTCGGCTTCGTCGATCACCAATACCTTGATGCCGGTCAGCAGGACGTTACCGCGTTCGAACAGGTCGATTAATCTACCGGGCGTGGCGATCAGAACATCGACGCCACGCTCGAGCGCACGCTGCTGATCGCCCATCGATATGCCGCCGATCAGCAAGGCCATAGATAGCTTGTGATACTTGCCATAAACATTGAAATTCTCTGAGATCTGGATCGCCAACTCACGCGTTGGCGTGAGGATTAGCGAGCGCGGCATGCGAGTGCGTGCTCGGACAGTGCTGAGAATATCGATCATTGGCAATGTGAAAGATGCTGTCTTTCCGGTGCCGGTTTGTGCGCACCCCAGAACATCGCGACCCTGCAAAATAACCGGGATCGCTTTCTCTTGTATTGGGGTGGGGCGCTGGTAGCCGGCGTCTTCGACGGCTCGCAATGTTTCCTGGCCGAGGCCGAGGGATTTAAAATCCATGTACGCTGTTTGATGCTTTTCTGTCTAGCGGTTGGACCGCTTGGTCCGGGGCGTTTAGAACGCTATTTACATTCCAAGCTAGAATATCATGTTTTAGCGCAGGAAAATCAACATAAATTCCGATCAACAGAACATCATCCTATGTTCTGGCTTGCTTTGTCATGCTGCAGTTTGGGCGGTTCAGATTGCGCTACTTAGATCAGTTTTAGGCATCACTATCACAGACTTTTTGAAGGCGGACACTATGGTCGCCATGGTTGCCGGCGTTATTGCGCGCTAGCGAAATGCTGGCGCGCTTGAACTCTGATAAGTTCGCTGTCGTCATGTCCAGTGTATAGAATATCGACGCGGTATGTATTCTGGAGGGCTGTATTCTATAAAGCATCGTCCAGTCCTTCGACATCGATGGCCACCGTAATGAGACCGCGATCCGCATCGTTATCAGCATCTATCCTGGCGGTGACAACCATACCAATGGGCTGATCCGTAAGATTGACACTGCCCTGTATCAGGTCACGGCAGAAGGGTACGATCCCTATGGCCTTGCGACGTAGAGATGCACGCGACGGTAAGGAGACAGAGCCAGTTGAAATAGGGACTACAGACCAACAAAGATAAGAGTTAATTGTTATCCGACTAACAATAATACCTCAATACCAAAGGCAGGAAGATTATCGGAGGTGAGACCCAGGTGTGCCGGTAGCATCTTGAGCGAGTTGTTGGTTAAAGGCGGTAAGCTTGCCTTTGCGCGACACCTGCTCGAACTTCAGATCACCAAAAGCATGAAACTGAATCAAATTGATAGCGCCAGTGAATTTCTTGAAGGCCTGTACGCGCTTGGCGTTGCGTTGGTCATTGGCAATTTCGGCACCGGTTTTTCTGCCTCACCACCTCAAGTACTTCTCGGTGCAGCAGCTGAAGATCGATGAGTCTTTTTGTTGATAGCTTGTCAGAAGATCCCAGCGGCGACGCCATTGTCTAAGCCATCAGTGCGGTCGCCAATGCCACGTTCGGCAATCTCTTGAACCATATCGATGGTGCAAATAATTCCCTCAGAAAAATCGGGCTTGGGTCCTAGGTGGGGACCGGTAGGTGAGCGCGTAAGCCGTGCCCAGCAATCAAATCTCGTTTTTGCCTAGAACATGCGCCGGGCCATGTCGCGCAGCAGCAGAACGAAGGTCTTGTCGCCGGTGCCACTACCGCGGGCGACCTTGCTCTCGATACTGACAAGGGGCGTGCCGGCAAGACAGAACGCCATCAGAGTGCGAA
It includes:
- a CDS encoding SDR family oxidoreductase, whose translation is MRGLEDRVVIVTGGGGGIGGATVRRFTDEGAKVAVLDREGGAAATVSGTAPGSKAYACDITDYDGVAASVTAVEAEFGPVDVLVNNAGWDLFKPFVATEPEDWQKLIAINLVGVLNMIHVTLPGMVERGYGRIVSVASDAARVGSSGEAVYAACKAGMLGLSKTLAREHARHGVTVNVVCPGPTETNLLAEVAAGSRNPEKLQEALRRAIPMGRLGQPNDLPGAICFFASDDAGFVTGQVLSVSGGLTMAG
- a CDS encoding acyl-CoA dehydrogenase gives rise to the protein MSSQPQPELAARLSDHASSFDWADPFRLDDQLDEDERLIRETAHNFAQDRLMPGIVEANRSESFDRHIMEEMGKLGLLGATIEGYSCAGASTVAYGLIAREVERVDSAYRSCLSVQSSLVMWPISAYGTEEQKQRWLPGMAAGKLIGCFGLTEPDHGSDPGGMTTRARAVDGGFRLTGSKTWISNSSIADVLLVWAKDESGKIRGFVVERGAEGLSTPKLEGKFSLRASPTGMILLDDVFVPEENIFPEIRGLAGPFGCLNNARLGIAWGSMGAAEFCWHAARTYTLERTQFGRPLAATQLVQKKLADMQTEIALGLQAALRVSRLKDQGKVAPEMISIIKRNNCGKALDIARVARDMHGANGIADEYHVIRHAMNLEAVNTYEGTHDIHALILGRAQTEIQAFK
- a CDS encoding dihydroorotase; translated protein: MAQHFDLVVRGGTVVTNVSHGHADIGIVGSRIVEISNLGDAKAEHTIDARGLHVLPGIIDSQVHFREPGLEHKENLASGTAAAALGGVCTIFEMPNTFPATTTAETLADKLARADGRSWTDYAFFIGACKENIEKLPELEKLPGCCGVKIFMGSSTGSLLVADDETLECVLRSGSRRVAVHAEDETRLRERRTLAESGDDPALHPQWRDVETARLATERLLRLAEETRRPVHVLHVTTAEEMAMLRRRPDWVSVECTPQHLTLEAPTCYAELGSLAQMNPPIREARHREALWQGLADGVVNVIGSDHAPHSREEKAKPYPKSPSGMPGVQTMLPLMLDHVAAGHLSLNRLVDLLCSAPARLYRTHGKGAILPGNDADLTLVDLKAQRHIENNWLASKCGWSPFEGRALTGWPMATIIRGREVMRDGELLGDPSGAAVRFDA
- a CDS encoding Lrp/AsnC ligand binding domain-containing protein, with the protein product MQTIFINIKCELGKAYAVADSLVQNLDEVSEVYSTSGQYDLLIKAYLADNSDIGHFINERIHSVNGVSDTFTTITFKAFT
- a CDS encoding DEAD/DEAH box helicase, translating into MDFKSLGLGQETLRAVEDAGYQRPTPIQEKAIPVILQGRDVLGCAQTGTGKTASFTLPMIDILSTVRARTRMPRSLILTPTRELAIQISENFNVYGKYHKLSMALLIGGISMGDQQRALERGVDVLIATPGRLIDLFERGNVLLTGIKVLVIDEADRMLDMGFIPDVERIVSLLQPIRQTLMFSATMPKEIRRLADKFLVSPKEITVAPPASPPDMVDQFLVMSTVRDKRKALCLLIERQPVENALIFCNLKKEVDELSRSLKRHRLSAAGLHGDMAQTSRMETLAAFKEGAITLLVATDVASRGLDIAGLSHVFNYDVPIHPEDYVHRIGRTGRAGRTGRAFTIGTPRDAKFLKAITDLIGHEIPQGTLEAPVAPAAKPQVDGEVEEKTKAKSKTAVEPEEKTKEKPEVAVEAPTATAKERRPGRSNRSKSKAAVKPKKDAPVTGMGDHVPAFMLRPARTAS